The Streptomyces achromogenes genome window below encodes:
- a CDS encoding ScbA/BarX family gamma-butyrolactone biosynthesis protein, which translates to MYDTDIAPGDTTARHCADVHVPRALVHKSADREVLLSTVRPLGDDRFAVVPRWPQDHLLHHRAGDGTRDSLVVVETMRQAGICLSHRFHDVPADHAFVLHGFDFRLDAPLRDSGDGADVLFDVVLRRVPGSPRRFRLTAEADLVVGGRTVGHASMRWDALPPAQYALVRSRSAAAAAPFDVTDLTAEARALPPAAVGRDRDDAVLLANLGDPSAGWQLRADTGHPALFDHGSDHVPGMVIVEGFRQAVLVRAAVGGAGALSIDSLQTSFLAFGELGQPVTITAKPENAHTYLLAARQGTRTLATALASVGAAAAPFGDLLARAGAVAC; encoded by the coding sequence ATGTATGACACCGACATAGCGCCCGGCGACACGACCGCCAGGCACTGTGCCGATGTGCATGTTCCGCGTGCTCTGGTCCACAAGAGCGCGGACCGTGAGGTCCTGTTATCGACCGTGCGTCCACTCGGCGACGACCGCTTCGCGGTCGTGCCGCGCTGGCCGCAGGACCACCTGCTGCACCACCGCGCCGGCGACGGGACCCGGGACTCCCTGGTCGTCGTCGAGACGATGCGGCAGGCGGGCATATGCCTCTCGCACCGCTTCCACGACGTCCCGGCGGACCACGCGTTCGTCCTGCACGGTTTCGACTTCCGTCTCGACGCACCGCTGCGCGACAGCGGCGACGGAGCCGACGTCCTCTTCGACGTCGTCCTGCGCCGCGTGCCCGGCAGCCCGCGCCGCTTCCGCCTGACGGCCGAGGCGGACCTCGTCGTCGGCGGCCGTACCGTGGGCCACGCGAGCATGCGCTGGGACGCGCTTCCGCCCGCGCAGTACGCCCTCGTACGCAGCCGCAGCGCCGCCGCCGCGGCACCCTTCGACGTCACCGACCTCACCGCCGAGGCCCGGGCCCTGCCACCGGCCGCCGTCGGCCGTGACCGTGACGACGCCGTGCTGCTCGCGAACCTGGGTGACCCGTCGGCCGGATGGCAGCTCAGAGCGGACACCGGGCATCCCGCCCTCTTCGACCACGGCAGTGACCACGTCCCCGGCATGGTGATCGTCGAGGGGTTCCGGCAGGCCGTCCTCGTCCGCGCCGCCGTGGGCGGCGCGGGCGCCCTGTCCATCGACTCCCTGCAGACGTCGTTCCTCGCGTTCGGCGAGCTCGGACAGCCCGTCACCATCACCGCGAAGCCCGAAAACGCCCACACCTACCTGCTCGCGGCCCGCCAGGGCACGCGCACCCTGGCCACCGCGCTGGCCTCCGTCGGCGCGGCCGCCGCCCCGTTCGGCGACCTCCTCGCCAGGGCCGGTGCTGTCGCGTGCTGA
- a CDS encoding ScbR family autoregulator-binding transcription factor — protein MSGDIVELKKHRATFPVPERSPGSIALHGRSPELQQERAAHTRKQILDAAAQLFDERGYGKTSVKDVADHVGMTKGAVYFHYPTKEALTIAVVEAHYHRWPALLEAAQAKGLGPLDTVGDLLDRTAQAFQDDVVVQGGARLQMEQPLPDGLLPQPYIGWISLLTELLAEAAEAGELREGVSPAAAAHTLVSAFFGTQHISARLTRRADLVQRWSDSRDLIFAALRA, from the coding sequence GTGAGCGGAGACATCGTGGAACTGAAGAAGCACCGGGCCACCTTCCCGGTACCCGAGCGCAGCCCGGGCAGCATCGCCCTGCACGGCCGCAGCCCTGAGCTGCAGCAGGAGCGGGCCGCGCACACCCGCAAGCAGATCCTGGACGCCGCCGCGCAGCTCTTCGACGAGCGCGGGTACGGCAAGACGTCCGTCAAGGACGTCGCCGACCACGTGGGGATGACCAAGGGCGCGGTCTACTTCCACTACCCCACCAAGGAAGCGCTCACGATCGCGGTCGTCGAGGCGCACTACCACCGCTGGCCCGCACTTCTGGAGGCCGCCCAGGCCAAGGGGCTCGGCCCGCTGGACACCGTGGGCGACCTGCTCGACCGGACCGCTCAGGCCTTCCAGGACGACGTGGTCGTGCAGGGCGGAGCGCGGCTGCAGATGGAGCAGCCCCTCCCGGACGGCCTGCTGCCGCAGCCGTACATCGGCTGGATCAGCCTGCTGACGGAGTTGCTGGCGGAGGCGGCGGAGGCCGGGGAGCTGCGCGAAGGGGTCTCGCCCGCCGCAGCGGCCCACACGCTGGTCTCCGCGTTCTTCGGCACCCAGCACATCTCCGCGCGGCTCACCCGTCGCGCCGACCTCGTACAACGCTGGTCCGACTCCCGGGACCTGATTTTCGCGGCCCTGCGGGCCTAG
- a CDS encoding RNA polymerase sigma factor, producing the protein MRTREGGRTVDEAAVIARVRAGKPEAYAELVRAHTGIALRAARALGAGADAEDVVQQAFFKAYRALGRFRDGAAFRPWLLSIVANETRNTVRTAGRQRSLADREAAFVEAEPLKSPSADPAVAALASERRAALLGALEKLSEDHRLVVTYRYLLEMDEPETAAALGWPRGTVKSRLSRALRRLGRLLPEWEPGTSLAHEGGGEGDE; encoded by the coding sequence GTGAGAACGCGGGAGGGGGGCCGCACCGTCGACGAGGCCGCGGTGATCGCACGCGTACGCGCCGGGAAGCCGGAGGCGTACGCGGAACTGGTGCGCGCCCACACGGGCATCGCGCTGCGGGCGGCCCGGGCACTCGGCGCCGGGGCGGACGCGGAGGACGTCGTGCAGCAGGCCTTCTTCAAGGCCTACCGCGCACTGGGCCGCTTCCGGGACGGCGCCGCGTTCCGCCCGTGGCTGCTGTCGATCGTGGCCAACGAAACGAGGAACACGGTGCGGACGGCAGGGCGCCAACGGTCTCTGGCCGACCGCGAGGCGGCCTTCGTCGAGGCCGAGCCGCTGAAATCGCCCTCGGCCGACCCCGCCGTCGCCGCGCTGGCGAGCGAACGCCGCGCCGCGCTCCTCGGTGCGCTGGAGAAGCTGAGCGAGGATCACCGGCTGGTCGTCACCTACCGCTACCTGCTGGAAATGGACGAGCCCGAGACAGCGGCGGCCCTGGGCTGGCCCCGGGGCACGGTGAAGTCCCGCCTGAGCCGGGCGCTGCGCAGACTGGGCCGACTGCTGCCGGAGTGGGAGCCGGGCACGTCCCTCGCGCACGAGGGCGGAGGTGAGGGGGATGAGTGA
- a CDS encoding VOC family protein, translated as MTERTAHIEIPDRYRYAVIPHIMVDDAAAAIDFYQRAFGAREDFRIDAPSGGILHAEITVGRSALMLGDAGAEASDAASFAAPTSLGGGTSVMLHVFVPDVDSLAERAEAAGAEILQPPTDMFHGDRTAVIKDPAGHMWVFLSHKEDVSREELRRRLAAAE; from the coding sequence ATGACCGAGCGCACAGCCCACATCGAGATCCCCGACCGCTACCGCTATGCCGTGATCCCGCACATCATGGTCGACGACGCCGCGGCTGCGATCGATTTCTACCAGCGGGCATTCGGCGCCCGTGAGGACTTCCGGATCGACGCTCCGAGCGGCGGCATCCTGCACGCAGAGATCACCGTCGGACGGTCGGCCCTGATGCTGGGCGACGCCGGCGCGGAGGCGTCGGACGCCGCCTCCTTCGCCGCGCCGACCTCACTGGGCGGGGGTACCTCCGTCATGCTGCATGTCTTCGTACCGGACGTCGACAGCCTGGCGGAGCGCGCCGAGGCCGCCGGCGCCGAGATCCTCCAGCCACCGACGGACATGTTCCACGGTGATCGCACCGCCGTCATCAAGGATCCCGCAGGGCACATGTGGGTGTTCCTGAGCCACAAGGAGGACGTCTCGCGGGAAGAGCTACGGCGTCGCCTGGCCGCCGCCGAGTGA
- a CDS encoding DUF4436 family protein, which yields MAPSARPPRPSRPRRFRTSILPILLLLAVLILVAVSVGSWLQFTERQANDTVHAVGSAAADRVDVEATVQSVDAAARELVLRIRVTPRGALGEEAGTAPVADLSLQTSEATLSDLTFGAHQRLAPKDVQVALTGGSISDYPFDAYATDIEFWALLGGDQVPVRMLFSNNATLFSVSTTTPAASGREAVVGLRLSRSGSLLVFAVFMMVVMWALAASVLLGAWYLTTRSEGLVWPALAWMAATLFALAAFRNTAPGTPPIGCVLDWFAFLWAETVIALCLITVVITGVRSALRAALHADDTPVL from the coding sequence ATGGCCCCGTCCGCACGCCCGCCCCGACCATCGCGCCCCCGTCGTTTCAGGACGTCGATCCTGCCGATCCTGCTTCTGCTCGCGGTCCTGATCCTGGTGGCGGTGTCCGTGGGCTCGTGGCTGCAGTTCACCGAGCGGCAGGCGAACGACACGGTCCACGCGGTCGGATCCGCGGCCGCCGACCGGGTGGACGTGGAGGCCACCGTCCAGAGCGTCGACGCCGCGGCCAGAGAGCTCGTCCTGCGGATCCGGGTCACACCGCGCGGGGCTCTCGGTGAGGAAGCGGGGACCGCCCCGGTGGCCGATCTCAGCCTCCAGACCTCCGAGGCGACCCTCAGCGACCTGACGTTCGGGGCGCACCAGCGACTCGCGCCCAAGGACGTGCAGGTCGCGCTCACGGGTGGATCGATCAGTGACTACCCCTTCGACGCCTACGCGACCGACATCGAGTTCTGGGCACTGCTGGGCGGGGACCAGGTGCCCGTGCGGATGCTCTTCTCCAACAACGCCACGCTCTTCTCCGTGTCCACGACGACACCCGCGGCGTCCGGGCGCGAGGCCGTCGTGGGACTCCGACTGTCCCGATCGGGCAGTCTGCTTGTCTTCGCGGTCTTCATGATGGTCGTGATGTGGGCGCTGGCGGCGTCCGTGCTGCTCGGCGCCTGGTACCTGACGACCCGCAGCGAGGGCCTGGTCTGGCCTGCCCTCGCCTGGATGGCCGCCACGCTGTTCGCTCTCGCCGCGTTCCGCAACACCGCCCCCGGCACACCTCCGATCGGCTGCGTGCTGGACTGGTTCGCCTTCTTGTGGGCCGAGACCGTCATCGCTCTGTGCCTGATCACCGTGGTCATCACCGGCGTGCGCTCCGCGCTCAGGGCCGCCCTCCACGCGGACGACACCCCAGTCCTGTAG
- a CDS encoding alpha/beta fold hydrolase translates to MACAEWVPGYTKSDLLAAGRRPFPGWPDSVLAQAPQLPFEHELYRVWNVPDRTPFQRVATVSKVPTLIVSGTFDAKTGARWGPYTGRTLARSTAVRIPGVGHFVVPQSPCA, encoded by the coding sequence ATGGCCTGCGCCGAGTGGGTGCCCGGCTATACGAAGTCCGACCTCCTCGCGGCCGGACGCCGGCCATTTCCCGGGTGGCCGGACTCGGTGCTCGCCCAGGCGCCGCAGCTTCCCTTCGAGCACGAGCTGTACCGCGTCTGGAACGTCCCGGACCGCACCCCGTTCCAGCGCGTGGCCACCGTCAGCAAGGTGCCGACGCTGATCGTCTCCGGCACGTTCGACGCGAAGACGGGGGCGAGGTGGGGGCCGTACACAGGCCGCACGCTGGCCCGCTCGACCGCCGTGCGGATTCCCGGGGTCGGCCACTTCGTGGTCCCCCAGTCGCCCTGCGCGTAG
- a CDS encoding helix-turn-helix transcriptional regulator, with amino-acid sequence MRADRLVSLVLLLRQNGRLSATALARELEVSTRTVLRDIEALSAAGVPVYAERGRHGGFALLPGFQTELTGLNHDEALALLVAGSRPGAQAFGLGSALASAMRKVVDALPEGHRAIAAGAAQRVLIDPETDLLARRLVAEEVPDSVVTEVRRAVFAGHKLRIHYAAVDQSPKWRTVDPIGLVTVRDQGYLLATRSGTERTYRLSRVLAAEELAEPAQRSDRVDLDRVWQERGTRFRTGGDQVTVLVRVSPARREDLVRTALAVAAEVTDADGWLRLEATFQDSRHAEWALWQLATDAEALTPNWLRDALRERAAAIADRYES; translated from the coding sequence ATGCGCGCCGACCGGTTGGTTTCGCTGGTGCTGCTCCTGCGGCAGAACGGCCGGCTCTCCGCGACCGCGCTGGCCCGCGAGCTGGAGGTGTCCACCCGCACCGTGCTGCGCGACATCGAGGCGCTGTCCGCAGCCGGCGTTCCGGTCTACGCCGAGCGGGGGCGGCACGGCGGTTTCGCGTTGTTGCCCGGCTTCCAGACCGAGCTCACCGGACTGAACCACGACGAGGCGCTTGCCCTGCTGGTCGCCGGATCACGCCCCGGCGCGCAGGCGTTCGGCCTGGGCTCGGCGCTCGCTTCGGCCATGCGCAAGGTGGTCGACGCCTTGCCCGAAGGCCACCGCGCCATCGCCGCCGGGGCGGCCCAGCGCGTGCTCATCGACCCGGAGACCGACCTCCTCGCGCGCCGGCTGGTCGCCGAGGAGGTGCCCGACAGCGTGGTCACCGAGGTCCGGCGCGCGGTGTTCGCCGGACACAAGCTGCGCATCCACTACGCGGCCGTCGACCAGAGCCCGAAGTGGCGCACGGTGGACCCGATCGGCCTGGTCACCGTGCGCGACCAGGGCTACCTGCTGGCCACCCGATCCGGGACGGAGCGCACCTACCGGCTGTCCCGCGTCCTGGCGGCGGAGGAACTCGCCGAGCCGGCACAACGGTCCGACCGGGTGGATCTGGACCGAGTCTGGCAGGAACGCGGCACACGGTTCCGCACCGGCGGCGACCAGGTCACCGTGCTGGTACGGGTGAGCCCGGCGAGGAGGGAGGATCTGGTCCGCACCGCCCTGGCCGTCGCCGCCGAAGTGACGGACGCGGACGGCTGGTTGCGACTGGAGGCGACCTTCCAGGATTCGCGGCACGCCGAATGGGCGCTGTGGCAGCTCGCCACGGACGCCGAGGCTCTGACCCCGAACTGGCTGCGCGACGCCCTGCGTGAGCGAGCCGCCGCGATCGCCGACCGCTACGAATCGTGA
- a CDS encoding RidA family protein, translating into MTQIHRPREATRTSPALLDPEGLHDPAPMGYSHTVTVPAGTELVLVAGQYGSGPDGAVVSADFTEQVRRTFHNIGVALAAHGLDLSHVVQLRTYVVNHDVGKLGPIAEAVRAGWGTKPPTQTLVGVASLATPDVLFEVEALAARP; encoded by the coding sequence ATGACACAGATCCATCGCCCCCGAGAGGCGACCCGCACATCCCCCGCCCTGCTCGATCCGGAAGGTCTGCACGACCCGGCCCCGATGGGGTACAGCCACACCGTCACCGTCCCCGCGGGGACCGAACTGGTGCTGGTCGCCGGTCAGTACGGGTCGGGCCCGGACGGCGCGGTCGTCTCGGCCGACTTCACCGAGCAGGTGCGGCGGACCTTCCACAACATCGGTGTGGCCCTCGCCGCCCATGGGCTCGACCTCAGCCACGTCGTCCAGCTCAGGACGTACGTGGTGAACCATGACGTCGGCAAACTGGGGCCGATCGCCGAGGCCGTGCGGGCGGGCTGGGGTACGAAACCGCCCACGCAGACCCTCGTCGGTGTCGCGAGCCTGGCCACGCCTGACGTCCTGTTCGAAGTCGAAGCCCTGGCCGCCCGCCCGTGA
- a CDS encoding ABC transporter permease, which produces MSALSLAVRDSNTMLRRNLLHAWRYPSATLNLLLTPIMMLLLFVYIFGDVMSAGIGGGGADRSDYIAYIVPGILMMTIGSTVIGAAVHISMDMTEGLIARFRTMSVYRGSVIVGHVVGSVLQRLASVVLVGAVGVAIGFRSTDATVLEWLAAFGLIALFALALTWIAVGLGMASPNPEAASNSAMPLILLPLVSSAFIPADTMPGWFRPIAEYQPFTPAIETLRGLLLGTEIGDNGWIATAWCVGLTVLGYRWSTARFNRDPK; this is translated from the coding sequence ATGAGCGCCCTCTCCCTCGCCGTCCGCGACTCGAACACGATGCTGCGCCGCAATCTGCTGCACGCGTGGCGGTACCCGTCCGCAACCCTGAACCTGTTGCTCACACCGATCATGATGTTGCTGCTCTTCGTCTACATCTTCGGCGACGTGATGAGCGCGGGCATCGGCGGTGGCGGCGCGGACCGCTCCGACTACATCGCCTACATCGTCCCCGGCATTCTGATGATGACCATCGGCAGCACCGTGATCGGGGCCGCCGTGCACATCTCGATGGACATGACCGAGGGCCTCATCGCACGCTTCCGCACCATGTCGGTCTACCGGGGCTCCGTGATCGTCGGGCACGTCGTGGGCAGTGTGCTGCAGCGCCTCGCCAGCGTGGTCCTCGTCGGAGCCGTCGGCGTGGCGATCGGCTTCCGGTCCACGGACGCCACCGTCCTCGAGTGGCTGGCGGCGTTCGGACTGATCGCGCTGTTCGCCCTGGCGCTCACCTGGATCGCGGTCGGGCTGGGCATGGCCAGCCCGAACCCCGAGGCGGCCAGCAACAGCGCGATGCCGCTGATTCTCCTGCCGCTCGTCTCCAGCGCCTTCATCCCGGCGGACACGATGCCCGGCTGGTTCCGGCCGATCGCCGAGTACCAGCCCTTCACTCCGGCCATCGAGACTTTGCGCGGCCTGCTGCTCGGAACCGAGATCGGCGACAACGGGTGGATCGCGACCGCCTGGTGCGTCGGCCTGACCGTGCTCGGCTACCGCTGGTCGACGGCCCGGTTCAACCGCGATCCGAAGTAG
- a CDS encoding ATP-binding cassette domain-containing protein: MPTSNRRDGHAPPAAISTAGLRKSYGDKTVLDGIDLHIPGGSVFALLGPNGAGKTTVVKILSTLITADGGRAQVAGHDVAGAPDGVRAAIGVTGQFSAVDGLITGEENMLLMADLHHLSKREGRRIAAELLERFDLAEAAKKPASTYSGGMKRRLDIAMTLVGGPRIIFLDEPTTGLDPRSRHTMWQIIRELVSDGVTVFLTTQYLEEADELADRIAVLHDGRIAAEGTADELKRLIPGGHVRLRFSEPAAYRSAASALSDVTRDDEALELRIPSDGGQRALRSLLDRLDSAGVEADELTVHTPDLDDVFFALTGSADVPDQPKETVR; this comes from the coding sequence ATGCCCACATCCAATCGACGCGACGGTCACGCGCCGCCGGCCGCCATCTCCACCGCAGGGTTGCGCAAGTCCTACGGCGACAAGACCGTCCTCGACGGAATCGATCTGCACATCCCGGGCGGGTCGGTGTTCGCGCTGCTCGGGCCGAACGGCGCCGGCAAGACCACCGTCGTCAAGATTCTCTCCACCCTCATCACCGCCGACGGCGGGCGGGCCCAGGTCGCCGGCCACGACGTCGCCGGGGCGCCGGACGGGGTCCGCGCGGCGATCGGCGTCACGGGGCAGTTCTCCGCCGTCGACGGCCTGATCACCGGCGAGGAGAACATGCTCCTCATGGCCGACCTGCACCACCTGTCCAAGCGCGAGGGCCGGCGGATCGCCGCCGAACTGCTCGAGCGCTTCGACCTGGCCGAGGCGGCGAAGAAGCCCGCCTCCACCTACTCGGGCGGCATGAAACGCAGGCTCGACATCGCCATGACCCTGGTCGGCGGGCCGCGGATCATCTTCCTCGACGAACCGACCACCGGCCTCGACCCGCGCTCCCGCCACACGATGTGGCAGATCATCCGCGAACTGGTCTCCGACGGCGTCACCGTCTTCCTCACCACCCAGTACCTGGAGGAGGCCGACGAACTCGCGGACCGCATCGCGGTGTTGCACGACGGAAGGATCGCCGCCGAAGGCACCGCCGACGAGTTGAAGCGCCTGATCCCCGGCGGCCACGTCCGGCTCCGCTTCTCCGAACCGGCCGCCTACCGGTCCGCCGCCTCCGCACTGTCCGACGTCACACGGGACGACGAGGCACTGGAGCTGCGGATCCCCAGCGACGGCGGCCAGCGCGCACTGCGTTCCCTTCTCGACCGGTTGGACTCGGCCGGCGTCGAGGCGGACGAGCTGACCGTGCACACCCCCGACCTGGACGACGTGTTCTTCGCCCTCACCGGCTCCGCCGACGTCCCCGACCAGCCCAAGGAGACCGTCCGATGA
- a CDS encoding DUF4097 family beta strand repeat-containing protein: MPSYDTPEPISVAAYVYAGSIQFTAGDRLDTVVEVRPRDPKKDLDVRTADQTEVGCTSGILTVTTPKANLLGRGGTVDVTVELPAGSSIDVTGAGVRVLGEGRLGEVRVKTSAGDVRLDTTGPLLLKASHGSTVVDRVEGRADITSSTGDVRVGLVDGPAVLKNSHGAVTVGAVTGELQVNGANGTIDVRRAEASVTGTATNGLLRVAEVSRGSVRLETSNGSIEVGIREGVAAWLDVSSNRGQVRNALATSEPPEQAADIVKVHARTNWGNIDVLRAKV; this comes from the coding sequence ATGCCTTCTTACGACACTCCCGAACCGATTTCGGTCGCCGCCTACGTGTACGCCGGTTCGATCCAGTTCACCGCGGGCGACCGCCTCGACACCGTCGTCGAAGTGCGGCCCCGCGACCCGAAGAAGGACCTGGACGTCCGCACGGCCGACCAGACCGAGGTCGGGTGCACGAGCGGCATCCTGACCGTCACCACGCCCAAGGCCAATCTGCTCGGACGCGGCGGCACCGTCGATGTGACCGTGGAACTGCCCGCCGGTTCGAGCATCGACGTGACCGGCGCCGGGGTCAGGGTGCTCGGCGAGGGCCGGCTCGGCGAGGTGCGCGTGAAGACCTCGGCCGGCGACGTCCGCCTCGACACCACCGGCCCGCTGCTGCTGAAGGCGTCGCACGGATCGACCGTCGTCGACCGGGTCGAAGGCAGGGCCGACATCACCAGCAGCACCGGCGACGTACGCGTCGGCCTCGTAGACGGCCCCGCCGTCCTGAAGAACTCGCACGGCGCCGTGACCGTCGGCGCCGTGACCGGCGAGCTGCAGGTGAACGGCGCCAATGGCACCATCGACGTCCGGCGCGCCGAGGCGTCGGTCACCGGCACCGCCACCAACGGACTCCTCCGCGTCGCCGAAGTCAGCCGCGGAAGCGTCCGGTTGGAGACCTCCAACGGCTCGATCGAGGTCGGCATCCGCGAGGGGGTCGCCGCCTGGCTCGACGTCAGCTCGAACCGCGGGCAGGTGCGCAACGCGCTCGCCACGTCCGAGCCCCCGGAGCAGGCCGCGGACATCGTCAAGGTCCACGCCCGGACCAACTGGGGCAACATCGACGTCCTCCGCGCCAAGGTCTGA
- a CDS encoding toxin-antitoxin system HicB family antitoxin → MDLTPYVDSLRRELAVAAEAGGDEARELAERLTAPLESATRLTMLNVLSAAMDEITRDLAPGSVDVRLRGLDPDFVVTPPPTYGGATAAPALSAEPLGTSPPADLDEGGTARVNLRLPAHLKARAEEAAAREGLSVNAWLVRTVSAALDGAARSRTPEKTPTVGQSFTGWVR, encoded by the coding sequence ATGGACCTCACCCCGTACGTCGACTCTCTCCGCCGTGAACTCGCGGTGGCCGCCGAAGCCGGCGGCGACGAAGCCCGCGAACTGGCCGAGAGGCTCACCGCGCCGCTGGAGTCGGCCACCCGGCTGACGATGCTCAACGTGCTCTCCGCGGCGATGGACGAGATCACCCGGGACCTCGCCCCGGGGTCGGTCGACGTACGGCTCCGCGGGCTCGACCCCGACTTCGTGGTCACGCCACCGCCCACCTACGGCGGCGCCACCGCGGCGCCGGCCCTGTCGGCCGAGCCGCTCGGCACGTCGCCGCCGGCCGACCTCGACGAGGGCGGCACGGCCCGCGTCAACCTGCGCCTGCCGGCGCACCTCAAGGCCCGCGCCGAAGAGGCCGCCGCCCGTGAGGGCCTGTCGGTCAACGCGTGGCTGGTGCGCACCGTGTCGGCCGCGCTGGACGGCGCCGCCCGGTCGCGTACGCCGGAGAAGACCCCGACCGTCGGGCAGAGCTTCACGGGCTGGGTGCGCTGA
- a CDS encoding amino acid transporter: MATTEHPPPSRLRAWMLQGLSEMGRSGGHTGPHAAPEAPYQGRPWYRVMCLTGVDYFSTLGYQPGIAALAAGLLSPVATIVLVVVTLAGALPVYRRVAEESPHGEGSISMLERLLSFWQGKLFVLTLLGFAATDFLITITLSAADASTHLVENPHLTDTLHDKQLLITLILVALLGAVFLKGFLEAIGVAVALVGVYLSLNVVVVAVGVWHVATAGHVITDWSGALTAEHGNVFAMVGVALLVFPKLALGLSGFETGVAVMPHVKGDDGDTEEHPRGRIRDTKKLLTTAALIMSVFLIATSFVTTLLIPEKDFESGGPANGRALAYLAHEYLGNAFGTVYDVSTIAILWFAGASAMAGLLNLMPRYLPRYGMAPHWARAVRPMVIVFTLIGFLVTWIFDADVDAQGGAYATGVLVLISSAAIAVTIAARKAGQRGWTIGFGVISAVFLYVTVANVIERPDGVKIGACFIAGIILVSLLSRLARAFELRVTSVTLDAMAERFIRDMASRRIRFIANEPGQRDKAEYRDKIEQIRADNDMPEQEDFVFVEVTVTDPSEFESGLAVRGEVLHGRYRVLTLESSSISNALAALLLHVRDETGRVPHIYFEWTEGGPFANFLRFFLFGQGEVAPVTREVLREAEPDRARRPRVHTG; this comes from the coding sequence ATGGCCACCACCGAACACCCGCCGCCGAGCCGTCTGCGGGCGTGGATGCTCCAGGGCCTGTCCGAGATGGGCAGGTCCGGCGGGCACACCGGTCCGCACGCCGCGCCCGAAGCCCCGTACCAGGGCCGGCCCTGGTACCGGGTGATGTGCCTGACCGGCGTCGACTACTTCTCCACCCTGGGCTACCAGCCCGGGATCGCCGCCCTGGCGGCCGGTCTGCTCTCCCCCGTGGCGACCATCGTGCTCGTCGTGGTCACCCTGGCCGGCGCCCTGCCGGTCTACCGCCGGGTGGCGGAGGAGAGTCCGCACGGCGAAGGCTCGATCTCGATGCTCGAGCGGCTGCTGTCCTTCTGGCAGGGCAAGCTGTTCGTCCTGACCCTGCTGGGCTTCGCCGCCACCGACTTCCTGATCACCATCACACTTTCGGCGGCCGACGCCTCGACACACCTCGTCGAGAACCCGCACCTGACCGACACGCTGCACGACAAGCAACTCCTGATCACCCTGATCCTGGTCGCGCTGCTGGGCGCGGTGTTCCTGAAGGGCTTCCTGGAGGCGATCGGTGTCGCGGTCGCCCTGGTGGGCGTCTATCTCTCGCTGAACGTCGTGGTCGTCGCCGTCGGGGTGTGGCACGTCGCCACAGCCGGCCACGTGATCACCGACTGGTCCGGCGCGCTCACCGCCGAGCACGGCAACGTCTTCGCCATGGTCGGCGTGGCGCTGCTGGTCTTTCCCAAGCTGGCGCTCGGACTGTCCGGTTTCGAGACCGGCGTCGCGGTCATGCCCCATGTGAAGGGCGACGACGGTGACACGGAGGAACACCCCCGGGGGCGGATCCGCGACACCAAGAAGCTGCTGACGACCGCCGCTCTCATCATGAGCGTGTTCCTGATCGCCACCAGCTTCGTGACCACCCTCCTCATCCCGGAGAAGGACTTCGAGTCCGGCGGCCCGGCCAACGGCCGCGCCCTCGCCTACCTCGCCCACGAGTACCTGGGCAACGCGTTCGGCACGGTCTACGACGTGTCGACGATCGCGATTCTGTGGTTCGCGGGCGCCTCGGCGATGGCCGGTCTGCTGAACCTGATGCCGCGCTACCTGCCCCGCTACGGCATGGCCCCGCACTGGGCACGGGCCGTCCGCCCCATGGTCATCGTCTTCACGCTCATCGGCTTCCTCGTCACCTGGATCTTCGACGCGGACGTGGACGCGCAGGGCGGGGCGTACGCCACCGGCGTGCTGGTGCTCATCAGCTCGGCGGCGATCGCCGTGACCATCGCCGCCCGCAAGGCCGGCCAGCGGGGCTGGACGATCGGCTTCGGCGTCATCTCGGCGGTGTTCCTCTACGTCACCGTCGCGAATGTCATCGAGCGCCCCGACGGTGTCAAGATCGGCGCCTGCTTCATCGCCGGCATCATCCTCGTCTCGCTGCTCTCCCGGCTGGCCCGGGCCTTCGAGCTCCGCGTCACCAGCGTCACTCTGGACGCGATGGCGGAACGTTTCATCCGGGACATGGCCAGCCGCCGGATACGGTTCATCGCCAACGAGCCCGGCCAACGCGACAAGGCCGAGTACCGCGACAAGATCGAGCAGATCCGGGCCGACAACGACATGCCGGAGCAGGAGGACTTCGTCTTCGTCGAGGTGACGGTGACCGACCCCTCCGAGTTCGAGTCGGGCCTGGCCGTACGCGGCGAGGTCCTGCACGGCCGCTACCGGGTGCTGACCCTGGAGTCATCCTCCATCTCCAACGCCCTCGCAGCCCTGCTCCTCCACGTCCGCGACGAGACGGGCCGCGTCCCGCACATCTACTTCGAGTGGACCGAGGGCGGCCCGTTCGCCAACTTCCTGCGGTTCTTCCTCTTCGGCCAGGGCGAGGTCGCCCCGGTCACCCGGGAGGTCCTGCGCGAGGCCGAGCCGGACCGCGCCCGCCGCCCCCGCGTCCACACCGGCTGA